ttttttttttttttttttttggcggtacgcgggcctctcactgttgtggcctctcccgttgcagagcacaggctcaggacgcgcaggctcaacggccatggcgcacgggcccagccgctccgcggcgtgtgggatcttcccggaccggggcacgaacctgtgtcccctgcatcggcaggcggactctcaatcactgcgccatcagggaagcccggaaaatactttttgaatgacTTTgagtaaataaaagtattttattatatatcaaaAAGCCAAGCCTCAAGCAGAAATGGCTTGggtgaaacaaaaattaagataGTGTCactgctggacttccctggtggcgcagtggttgagagtccgcctgccgatgtaggggacacgggttcgtgccccggtccgggaggatcccacatgccgcggagcggctgggcccacgagccatggccgctgagcctgcgcgtccagagcctgggagaggccacaacagtgagaggcctgcttaccgcaaaaaaacaacaacaacaaaacacaataaGCATTTGTAATTATaactgaaaaaattcaaaactttgAATTTATTTACAGGATGAGACCTACTTTATTAGGTctgattttaatgtatttcagccaatagaaacatatttaaatagaAGAATGAATTCAAGGAATCATGGTGAAAATTCTGGgcactttattttaataaatgactgtaacatatattaatatataataattatataatattaaaatatacatatattgtatataataggtattatataatattacatataataataaatgttaaatgaatgataTATTTTGGTAATAAAATAAGAAGTCACCAAAAAAACAAGTGCAAGATTATGTCTTTGAAAAACTGGCTATACAAGTTTGGTGACTAGACTGTTACGTGAACTAGAgctgaaaatttaattttaaggacTACATTGTTTTAAAGTCAGGGATCTCAGTGTCAGGACAGCCACACAGCTGTCATTAACTGTGTCAGTAGTCCATCTTCTCACATCAGGACACAGTGGCCTAAGTCAGTGGACTGCAGTGACTGGCATGTTTCCAAACAgtcaagaaaaggaagaggaagaaaccaTTGCTTCCcagtaagaagaaaaggaagagagtgagAAGACTGATCTTACATTCCCTTAACGGACAAAAAGGGAGATAAAGTTTTGAATATGATTAAATGAAATGGTGGTGGGATATTTTGACAATCTCCTGAGCAGTTAAAACCAGGAGTGTGATTTCAGAAATGTATAAACTATTGTCTGAAATAGCAGAATTAGTCTGCAGCATTTAGGACAGCACTCTGTAACTCTGAATGCAAATTTATGTATCTTTCagggttgattttattttatttccaaaatagaaCATGAATCCTTCTCACTCTTGGAattgaatgtttaaaaatctaatatattTAATGGGATTCTTaactctctaattttttttaaatgctagttTTGTCCATTCTTAAAGGGATTTCCCAAACTGTCACTATTATGTTATctattaatgttgttttcacaTCTTTCAGAAATAACTGGTAATAAGACCTCTGTAGGCATGGCTAGTTCTGACGTGAAACCAAAATCAGTAAGTCATGCCAAAAAGTGGTcagaagagatagaaaatctGTACAGATTTCAACACGCAGGATATCGAGATGAAATTGAATATAAACAAGTGAAGCAAGTTGCTATGGTAAGACTTATGCCTCTACAAACCTGAACTCAATATGAGTTTGTTAGGTGGTgaaaagcactaaaaaaaaaaaaaaacaaacaaaaacccaccaccagcgcttccctggtggcgcagtggttgagaatctgcctgccaatgcagggaacacaggttcgagccctggtctgggaagatcccacatgccgcggagcaactgggcccgtgagccacaattactgagcctgcgtgtctggagcctgtgctccacaacaagagaggccacgatagtgagaggcccgcgcaccgtgatgaagagtggcccccgcttgccacagctagagaaagccctcgcacagaaacgaggacccaacacagccataaattaattaattaataaaaacaaacaaacaaacaaacaaaaaaacccaccaccaaCAAAGAACCAGAGAATACTAAAAGGGAATTCTACTCCAGCCTCTCGTTTTACTGATGGGGAGCTGAGGCCCAGAAGAATGAGTTTCAGGCAGACTGAGGCAAGAGGTGGTTCCTCAGCACAGAAACATTAAGAATTTTCTAGCTTTTACTGACAACTGCGCTGTGAATCTTTTATGGTAGACCATCAAAGCAGAGTCATTTTCTCTCCCTAAGGTAATTCTATTATCAGATATTCAGTTTGCTGTGGAACtattatttctttcctgtttcttttttatttttaccacaaaTTATAAAGGGGTTAAATTCTTCTTTAGGTGACAAAATCTCCCGACTTTGGTTGTGTAttccagactttctttttttttttaagaagatgttgggggtaggagtttattaattaattttttttttttttttgctgtgttgcatcttcgtttctgtgcgagggctttctctagttgtggcaagcgggggccactcttcatcgcggtgtccAGACTTTCTTGAGAGACTAGAGACATGGTTTTGCTTTTCAAAGATTATACCAAAATCTAGATACGGCCCCAGTttataatgtgattttttaaattcatttattctactgAATACTAGGAGGCTGAGTTCGGAAGGATATTATAGAATATAACATAGTattcataaatgtattttaatttttagagctgAGTTGCAACAAAGTGTTTATTAttaacttgttttttatttttgttttatgtttttttattattaactcaCCATTGTTCAGAGACTAATTCTTAGATGGGTTTTTCAGATCcccatattctttttcttccttcattctaCTCTTTGATCTCTACTTAACACGTCCTAAAAAAGTAGATAGGAAAAAAGATGGAGGCAATACAGAGCTAAAATGTAATAGACTCTTTCATTTAACGGATGTTAATTCAGTAGAGATTATTAGGGGTGGTAaggaatgaaattaaacatactGATCAAATGAGGGTTTGATGGCTGACTATGACTTTCACATATCCATTTCTTCATATCTACTAGCATTTTACTCTTTGGTCCCCATTACCAAAAGGGAGTTTTCATTACTCTATCATCTGTGGCTTCTAAATCGTTGTAAAACACAAGCATCAGCATTTTAATACAGTTCAAACATAAGCTTCATACACTTGCCTTGAGATTGGGATAGGCAATGCCCCTGAAAGGGGTGTAATAGCCAGGATCATATAGGCAAGGTGATCACACAGGCGCTGATGCACCTACACCACCAACCACCCCAGAAACTGCTGTGACTGAGATCAGATAAGAGATAAGAGACTGAGATAAGATCAGATTTAAGGGAACACAAACAACACCCTTAAAGGGGAAGTCCCAAAAAGCACCTGAgggttgtgtatgtgtgtgtgtgtgtgtgtgtgtgtgtgtgtgtaacagccCGATCCACTGTATGACTTGACAGTTGTAGAGAGGTTTTGCATTTCACTTCAGTGTATATTTATTGGGTACCCGCCATGTGCAAAtttctgtgccaggtgctttaaaaagataaatataaaagcaagtgCCTGACCTCAAGAAATTTAGAGTACAGGATTTGGAATCAGTCTGCCCAGGCCTTGCATCCTGGCTCTCCTCCTTGGCTAGGGAACCCTGAACAGGGTTCGTAACCCTTACTGAGCTCAAGTGTAAAATGGCGATGCCACTGCCTGCTTTAGAAAATTGTCTCAGGAACAAAATGAAACCATGTGTTGCAAGTGCCTCCTATTGTAGTGCTCAGTAGtagtttgttgagtgaatgaatggtgTTCAGTGAATGATAGCTTTTATTATTCCTGTATCTTGGAGTGGAAGATTAAGAGTGACAAACAATAAAAACTTATGCAAGTGAAAATATATGCCCCCCCAAATTAAAGGAAgataaaattttcttccttcatgGACAATCTTCCAAAAGGGCTTCATGCCCCGAGAGGCATTTGCAGTGGGCCTTAAAGGATGGACAGGAGGATAACTGAAGGCTTGCCTTGATTGGCAGTGGTCTGAAGGGTTTGGGTGATGTTCTTGTCCTTACCTAAAGCACACGTCCTTATGGGCACTATTAGTGCTTACTGATCTCCTGCCCAAGGAGCGCTGACTTGAGGACCATAGCACCCGCCTCCACCATTCTCTAAGGAATGAAGGTTTCCTAGGTTGAATGGGAGTGATGGGTAGAAagccaagaagaaaaaattatgaaagagcAAAGggttatagaaagaaaaaatcctaGAGGTTGATGAGGCAGGACCAGCACATCTGTTTGGAAGCCCCCCCGATTTCCTAGGGTGAGGCAGCTGGAAGCAGGACCTCAGtccttgtcttctttgaagaaataattcagCAAAGTGACAAAGATTGTGAAGCAGATAAAGTGTTCATTGGGAGTAAAGTACGTGTTGAAGAACACACAGGCAGACTCAGAGTTGCACGCAATAGGGGTGGCTGAGATCGCTTACATGGGGGCAGTCTTCTGGGTTACCTCTGGCCAATCGTCCTGTTCGTGCCCACATTTGgcctgactcagggtccttcctggtgggtGCACACgtatctctcagccaagatggattccagtgtgaaggtttctgggaggttggcaggacatattatgggctggtgGCTCCTCTCTCCTTTGGCACCTCCCGAGAGTGAGGACCTTCTCTGCGCACGTGTCAAGCTGGAAAATCCCCTTTGCCACAAGAATGAGAAGACTGTGGTCACGTTGTCTTCCACCCAATCAGGGCTCTGCTCCTGCTGGCCTCTTATCTCGAGGTGTCAGCAGGAGGCTGGttgcagctgctcagcctgggcccATCTGTCTCCTTCCTCAATCCCACATAAAGTGCTGTGGGTATTCTGAAGCAGCAGCAGTGTACTGTTTCTTCACTGAATAAGGCGGTTGGGGGACCCTACTAAATGAGAGAGCCTCTTGGCCCCAAGAGGAAGACAGCGGTAATGGTATCTTGAgaacttcttcctttctctgctgaGGGTAATGGAAGCAACAAAGGGCAGGCTTGACCTAAGTGATGGAAAGCATTGCTTTTCTCTATGATGTACGTGTCAGAGAGACTGCCAAGGTTTACCAGATAGGCTGCTACCCGTTTTTGCTAACTCCTAAATAAACGAGACCACAGAAGAAAGCGAAAATATGTTGCTAGAAAATAAAGGATGTGTGTTCTTTTGTATGCGTGGCATGTTCGTGTTCCAGTTTGGAAGCTGTGATTTATAAGTGGGGGATTGGAGAATGAGTAGCTGCCTGTAGAGATGATGTTGAAGGACAGGACTTGTTTTTTATGCCGGGAACACAAAATCGAAATACTAGGGTCTTGACAGTGGTGGAGTACATGTCACACAATCCAGAAGCAACATACCTAACCACAGCAAAAATGCACTGACCTGAGCAAGAAAGTATAACACGAAttcagagaggaaggggaggaaaatgTCCAAAAAGATCGAGCCGAACGATCAAGTAAGCAAACCAATGTGGCGAACGAGAGAGACTAGTGGGGAGAAGGTAAGAAGAGATTGCTAAGGACTATGTTCATGACCtcaatttctatgaaaaattGAGTTTGCAGGTGTGAACTTGAAACATGGACATGAGGAAATACACGTGTATTTCTCTAGATATAGAGATTTTCTAGATGTAGAGATTTAGATATCTCTAGTCTAACTGCTTCCTTTAGTCACCCCTGTGGCCTGGGCCTAGCCCTAATTTCCTCCTTGGGTATTATTTTTAGAAGTTAGTAAGTAATAATGCTTAAAATAGTTTGTAAACATAAGGATAAAGTTTAgattattttgaatgttttatcTTGGCTGCAGAGTAGAAATTTAAATCTAGAAATTGGGATCTGAATTAGTTGCCCTGCAGTATAAGGCTGCCACTTAACGTatgttgtgtgttgtgtgtgtgtgtgtgtgtgtgtgtgtgtgagtgtgtgtgtaagaTATCACTAAGAGCTCaagtagttttaaatttaatgttgtACTTTAATTGTTTGATGTGACTTGTGTTTTTAACTGTTTGATagtgaaatattatataaaaagaaCATCAACATTACAATATTGGTACTCTGGTTTTCAATATACAGGTAGATCGTTGGCCAGAGACAGGATATGTGAAGAAACTTCAGAGACGGGACAATACTTTCTATTACTACAACAGACAGAGGGAATGTGATGACAAGGAAGTCCACAAAGTGAAAATTTATGCTTACTAGCCTTACTTCTTTGTATTACCtgtcattatctttttaaaaatccactgttTGATTCTACATATGTAAGTGTCATTTTACAAAAGACTCCAAAATGCAGACTTCAATGGAATGTTTTGAGACACAAAAGCCACGAAACTTGGTCTCCAATAATCATCCCATTCTGTTCTAAAATATAACTGCAGTAGCATTCCATTGGTTCTGTTCTGAGAGCGCGTTCGTGAGTccagtttgttcgtaagtccaacagagCTAGCCTAGGTACCcgactaacacaatcggctatatagtactgtactgtaataggtttagaatacttttcacacaaataatacataaaaaacaaacacaaaaaataaagaagacatttttactcttacagtacagtcccttgaaaaggacagtagtacagcacaacagctggcatccaggggctgacATCGAGTGAGccggcaagaagagttactgactggaggagggagaggaggtgggcgacggtagagctgaaggatcgtcagcgaTAGGAGATGGAGGGCGAGCGGCAATTCCACTCACGCCTGACACTGATGgaacgcacgttcgcatcttggaaagttcgcaacttgaaggttcgtatgtaggggacttactgtactacGCAGAGAAGAAAGAGCCCCACTTGAAACTATTGCAGTGGTTGTGTAGAGGTTAGTCCCCCCACGCCCATCACTTTGAACTGCTAGATCTGCATTCTGTGGCCCGAGGGGCTTTCTCTTGCCTCTGGAGTCCTTTGCCTCTCACTGAGTTGAGTGAAAATGCCAAGAAATGATGGTGCCTGGGGCGGAGAGGTATCAAAGGCCCAGCCACCTGCTTCCGCAGGGAGGAATCAACCTGAGGTTAATCTTTGCTCACGTGCAGCAGTAACTCATTGGATGACGCAGGCAACTGGCTCTCTTCCATCCttgctcccttcccccactcccctgccAGCGGCTCTTTCCCTCCTGAATCACCTCCTGGGACTTGGAGCCTGGTCCTGGGGTCAGCTTCTGGGTCCCCTCCCCGCCACCACCACCATAGAAGACGTGTTCCAGTGCTGCCTGGCATCACTGCAGAAACTGCCCAAGTGCTAACGTGCAAAGAAGACAATTAAACCCCGGGAGACTTACGAAGTCCCCCCAGATCAGTGAGCCTTGAGGCTTTGAAATTAACTAGATGAAAGATATCATTTTCATTATAACTTTTTTGTCACTGATAAGACTTTTTGTTCCCATTGATAAGTTCTGACCTTTAAATAGCTTTTGGGTTACGAGCTCACATATATCAATTCATTCAACTTCAGGTCCTGTTTTCCAGAACTACCTGCCCCACGAAGCTCCGTTAGTTTTTCCCAGTTCAAAACTGtgcctttgggacttccctggtggcacagtggttaagaatccgcctgccaaggcaggggacacgggttcaagccctggtccaggaagatcccacatgccacggaacaagtaagcccgtgcgccacaactactgagcctgtgctctagagcctgtgagccgcaactactgagcccgtgtgccacaactactgaacctgcgcgcctagagcccgtgctctgcaacaagagaagccaccgcaatgagaagcccacgcacgcaacaaagagtagcccctgctcgccgcaactagagaaagcccgcgcacaaaaacaaagacccaatacagccaaaaataaataaataaatatttttaaaaatgaaagaaaaggcaaGGCACTGACTGGGAGACTAAGTCTgcaaaacatacacaaaataaaggaCTTATGTCCACAGTATATAATGAATTCTCAATATTAAGACAAGACAATtaaaattaggcaaaaaaaataaaaataataaaattaggcaaaagatgtgaccatttaaaaaacaaaacaaaagtgtgCCTTTTCAGAACAAACACATTGTGGAAAGGATAAATAGATTGGTAAGCCTCTTTAATGCCTTTCCCATGCTGCCCGGGGTCATCTTATTTAGCACTTGTTTCAAGTCATTTATCTGTACCTCTATGGTCAGGATTTCTGTCACTGTCTGTCTTCCAGGTTTGGCACACCACTGGGTGCTGGGCATAGGAGGTCTTCTGAATCtgataatgctttttaaaaaaaattactgtggtAGAATAATTGTCTGCAAAGGCAACCACATCCTTATTCCTGGAACCTGTGGACGTGGTACCTTATATGGCTAAAGAAAcactgcagatgtgattaagaacTTGATATGTGGACATTATCCTGGAAAACCTAGGTGGACCCCATGTAATCACCCGGTATCTTAAAGAGGGGAGAAGGcaagtcagagtcagagaagatgtgATGAAGGAAGCAGAGGCCTGAGACGTGCAAGGAAGGAGCATAGAATACATAAAGCCCCAAGAGTCTCCAAAAGGAACACGACCCTGCTAACCCCTTGGTTTTACCAGATAAGACCcgtttcagacttctggcttccagaactgtaacaGGATAAACTCATGTTGTTTTACACCATTTGTGGTGATCTGTTAGAGCAGCGGTAGGAAGTGGACACTGACATGGAATAGATGAAGCCGTAACCATCCGTAGTCTCGAAGTAAGCAGGAGGGTCAGCCGTGGCCTGCCGCTTTTGACATTTTGCTACAGGTTCAGATTCAATCCAAGGAAGTTTGTCAGGCAGTTTTTATCTGGAAAGCTCTCAGTAATTAGCTCGAATGTTCTAAATGCGACGGTATCTCTCTGCAGCAAGACTCACTTCAGAAACATGGCCCTTGGGACCACGAGATGCAGTTTTGGTTCGCTGAGTCCGTGTGACCAGTGCTTTCCCAATGTGCCTTATGGGGAGCATAGCGGGTGCCAATCTTTCTTAAAAACTGGGTAAGCCACTTTCCTCTCAGCTCCTTTTGGCCACTTTTCATAAGTGCTTGTGCCAGCTAACCAGTATGGTGCTGTGGAGAGCGGCATTGGCAGTCACTCATAGTAGGGTGTCTGTTCTGTGTTAGGACTTGGCCCACAGGCTTTGGTCCATGATGGCAAGAGAACCCCAGTCCTGTTCCATACTAGATACTGGAGAAGAGCTGTCCTAACACGCAGTTGCCGGTTTCAGACTGAAGCAGCAAGAGGGCCAGGCTCCCCAGCTTGGCAGGACATCCCCAGTGTGAGTGAGCACTTGGGGAGGACCCCTCTCTCCAGGGGATCAG
Above is a genomic segment from Tursiops truncatus isolate mTurTru1 chromosome 2, mTurTru1.mat.Y, whole genome shotgun sequence containing:
- the MEIG1 gene encoding meiosis expressed gene 1 protein homolog → MASSDVKPKSVSHAKKWSEEIENLYRFQHAGYRDEIEYKQVKQVAMVDRWPETGYVKKLQRRDNTFYYYNRQRECDDKEVHKVKIYAY